The Blautia obeum ATCC 29174 region ACATCATAAAACTTATACAGTTCATAAGAATAAATACCGATAGACGGCATTCCCATTCCACTAGCCATAACCGTAAGTTCTTTTCCTTTATATGTTCCTGTATAAGCATATACATTCCTGACCTGGTTGACCAGTCTGGCATCCTCTAAAAAATGTTCTGCTACATATTTCGCACGGAGAGGATCTCCTGGCATCAGAACATTCTTAGCAATCTCACCTTTTTTCGCTTCAATGTGAGGGGTTGGTACTGGCATCTTTCATTCCTCCTTACTTTTTTATATAAAGAAAAAAGGACTCTGAAAACTCAGAGTCCTTAAGAGCGATAGACGGGGCTCGAACCCGCGGTCTCGACCTTGGCAAGGTCGCGCGTTACCAACTACGCCACTATCGCATAAGAGCGGGTGATGGGAATCGAACCCACGTATCCAGCTTGGAAGGCTGGTGTTCTACCATTGAACTACACCCGCATATCGCTGTTCTCGCGTCACGCTTGTATCCGCTCGCTTCAACGATATTGAGTATATCTTATAACTCATAGTTTGTCAACAGGTAATTTTAATTTTTTTAAATTATTTTTATTTTATATTTTTTTCTGTTATTTTGTATTGTTTTGTCAGTTTTGAAAATCAGTCCTGCCAATCCCAGACATCTGTTTTGGATACTGCACTGCGAGATTTCTTGATCACCAATTCCGGGCTCTTGGCACTGACCTTGGTGTTGGCCGGAACAGATTCTGTAATAAATGTGTTACCTCCAATGATCGTATTTTCTCCCACAACCGTTTCTCCGCCAAGTACAGACGCATTGGAATAGATTGTCACATTATCCCTGATCGTTGGATGACGTTTCACATTGGCCAACTGTTGGCCCTGTCTCGTAGAAAGCGCCCCAAGAGTTACTCCCTGATATAATTTTACATTGCAGCCGATCTCAGTTGTTTCACCGATTACCACACCTGTACCATGATCAATAAAGAAGTAATCTCCAATCGTTGCTCCCGGATTAATATCGATTCCGGTCTTACCATGTGCATATTCTGTCATGATTCGCGGAATATACGGAACTTCTTCTTTATATAAAAGATGAGCCAGGCGATATACATAAATGGCAAACAAACCAGGATACGATGATATGATTTCTTCTTTGCTCTTGGCAGCCGGATCACCGTCGAATCCCGCCTGCACATCTTTCAGAAGACGCTGCTGCACCTCTGGAAGCTGTTCAAAAAAGCCTGCACAGATACGGTCTGCCTCTTCTTCTGCGCCCTCCTGTTCTAATTCCGGCTGTGCATATAAAAGAGCAATTTCAATCTGTTCCTTGAGTCTGTCATAAAGATCATTCAGACGGTATCCCGCAAAATATTCCGGAAATACCTTTGCTGCCGAATCATTCCAGAAGTAACCCGGAAAAATAACGGAACGAAGTTCCTTGACAACATCGATCACTGCTGCCCTGCTTGGAAGTTCTCTGTTATTTTTTGGCATAAATAACTCTTCTTTTTTATAATTTTCAGTCAAAGCCACAGTGGCCCTGAGAATCACATCTTTTTTTCTGTTCATAAAATCCAAACCTCCTTCCGCAATTTCTGCAAAGATGTTAATACCTGATGTATTATTACTCTGCGGATATCTTTCCTTATATCATATTATAGGATTCTTTTCACGTCAATAAAAAAAAGAATTGACCTTTCGACAAACTGCTTATATAATAAACATGTTTGAGACAATTTTCAGGACATGGAGATGTACCCAAGTGGCTGAAGGGTCCGCACTCGAAATGC contains the following coding sequences:
- a CDS encoding serine O-acetyltransferase, with protein sequence MNRKKDVILRATVALTENYKKEELFMPKNNRELPSRAAVIDVVKELRSVIFPGYFWNDSAAKVFPEYFAGYRLNDLYDRLKEQIEIALLYAQPELEQEGAEEEADRICAGFFEQLPEVQQRLLKDVQAGFDGDPAAKSKEEIISSYPGLFAIYVYRLAHLLYKEEVPYIPRIMTEYAHGKTGIDINPGATIGDYFFIDHGTGVVIGETTEIGCNVKLYQGVTLGALSTRQGQQLANVKRHPTIRDNVTIYSNASVLGGETVVGENTIIGGNTFITESVPANTKVSAKSPELVIKKSRSAVSKTDVWDWQD